From one Branchiostoma floridae strain S238N-H82 chromosome 3, Bfl_VNyyK, whole genome shotgun sequence genomic stretch:
- the LOC118412404 gene encoding probable ATP-dependent RNA helicase DDX46 isoform X3 translates to MPRETRHYRKRSRSSSGSPSPSKSPVPTKSEEKSKRKKDKERSKSRRSRSRSRDRKSSRSPGRDGKSRKKSRSPSRGDKEAKSPPKEHRAAKWPRSPSRRRRRSSGSPGTSRSRRKSRSPSFERKRTPVKVKEEKKSPRRSQSKERKKSSSPSAAMVTKSRSKSPAADEKASSRSPSPQKTRSKSPRKKSRSKSPVKSKKSRTPSPDGTKKSRSRSPGKRKRSTSPVGRKKRSKSRSPSPAVRRKRSRSRSRDRDRKRRLGKKSPPKVISLRDLRRSRSRSPLRRRLSPIRRSPRRRRSRSRSKGRRSPIRRRSRSPRHKSRHSRSRSRSKSPKKEEKVKEEKEEVLDKDAEQKRLEEEMIRRRERVEKWRQERKKQEDLQRAQEAAQEEAAKIGKKWSLEDDEDDSEEDEQPMETNDDDDDDDDDDDEAAKVKKEAEDDDDEIDPLDAFMNDIKEEVKQINKKDQERVGKVYSSDTTNGSQDEEDTPLPPALRQDATGSHANKQMETKGKVTVITAVAKKTGKREARGELIEQNQDALEWSSEEEEEDLGQTLSSFQSKAKKLLASVDHTQIEYDPFRKDFYVEVPELQKLSEDEVKGMRAEMEDVRVKGKGCPKPVLHWVQSGVSKKVLACLKKHGFEKPTPIQAQAIPVIMSGRDMIGIAKTGSGKTLAFLIPMFRHILDQRPLEDTEGPIGVIMTPTRELALQITKECKKFTRHMNLKVVCVYGGTGISEQIAELKRGAEIIICTPGRMIDMLAANNGRVTNLRRCTYLVLDEADRMFDMGFEPQVMHIVNSVRPDRQTVMFSATFPRNMEALARKVLQKPIEVQVGGRSVVCSDVEQHVIVLEEEQKFFKLLELLGNYQEKGSVLVFVERQEVADTLLKDLLKAAYSCLSLHGGIDQYDRDSIINDFKSGNIRLLVATSVAARGLDVKQLILVINYDCPNHYEDYVHRVGRTGRAGNKGYAYTFITEDQGRYAGDVIKALELSERPVPEEVLNLWTEYVNRQKAEGKAVKKTSGFTGKGFKFDETEQALADERRKLQKAALGLQDSDEEDAAVDIDQQIEDMFASKKRVKDVTAPVANVQTTSQPLELTKTTAEKLELAKRLATRINMQRNLGDQAQDVVQQAASAVMKGEILAAPAVSAKTIAEQMADRINAKLGYTPQASEDTQEEQTNVETFKRYEEELEINDFPQTVRWKVTSKEALAHIQEYSEAGITVRGTYFPPGKEVKEGERKIYLAIESTNEMSVQKAKAEIKRLIKEELVRLQNSYQPLNKGRYKVM, encoded by the exons ATGCCTCGCGAAACCAG GCACTATCGGAAGCGATCTCGCTCCTCGAGTGGGTCCCCCTCCCCGTCCAAGTCACCTGTTCCGACAAAAAGTGAGGAGAAGAGCAAACGGAAGAAGGACAAGGAACGGTCAAAGAGCAGACGGTCCAG GTCCCGCAGCCGAGACAGGAAGTCTTCCCGCTCACCTGGCAGAGATGGCAAGTCACGCAAGAAGTCAAG atctccaagcagaggtgacAAGGAAGCAAAGTCACCCCCCAAGGAGCACAGGGCTGCCAAATGGCCGAG GTCCCCCTCCAGGAGAAGACGTAGAAGTTCAGGGTCACCAGGCACATCAAGGTCACGGAGAAAGTCCAG ATCTCCCAGCTTTGAGCGGAAGCGCACACCAGtgaaggtcaaagaagaaaagaaatccCCAAGAAGGTCACAGAGTAAAGAAAGGAAGAAGTCTTCCTCCCCTTctgctgccatggtaacgaAGTCACGATCCAAGTCACCGGCCGCAGATGAGAAGGCTTCCTCTCGTTCACCCAGTCCACAGAAGACGCGATCTAAATCTCCTCGTAAGAAATCTCGCTCCAAGTCTcctgtaaaaagtaaaaaatcaCGCACGCCATCGCCTGACGGCACAAAGAAGTCACGATCAAGATCGCCAGGGAAGAGGAAGAGGTCAACCTCCCCGGTCGGTAGGAAGAAGCGGTCCAAGAGTCGGTCCCCATCTCCCGCTGTCCGAAGGAAGAGGTCACGGTCAAGGTCACGCGACAGGGACAGGAAAAGAAG ACTGGGTAAGAAGTCCCCCCCCAAAGTCATCTCCCTGCGTGACCTGAGGCGCTCCCGCAGCAGGAGTCCCCTCCGCAGGAGACTCAGCCCGATCCGCCGCAGTCCCCGCAGACGCAGGAGCCGCAGTCGCAGCAAGGGTCGGAGGTCGCCCATCAGAAGACGGTCTCGCAGTCCTCGCCACAAGTCCCGCCACTCTCGCTCCCGTTCTCGATCCAAGTCACCCAAGAAGGAAGAGAAAGTGAAGGAAGAGAAAGAGGAGGTCCTAGACAAG GATGCAGAGCAGAAACGTCTGGAGGAGGAGATGATCCGTCGGCGTGAGCGGGTGGAGAAGTGGAGACAGGAGAGGAAGAAGCAGGAGGATCTGCAGCGGGCACAGGAGGCAGCGCAGGAGGAGGCTGCTAAG ATTGGTAAGAAGTGGAGTCTTgaagatgatgaggatgacagTGAAGAAGATGAGCAGCCCATGGAGACCaacgatgatgacgatgatgatgatgatgatgatgatgaagccgCCAAg GTGAAGAAGGAGgctgaagatgatgatgatgagatcgACCCCCTGGATGCCTTCATGAATGACATCAAAGAGGAGGTGAAGCAGATAAACAAGAAGGACCAGGAGCGGGTCGGGAAGGTCTACAGCTCTGACACAACCAATGGATCACAG GATGAAGAAGACACGCCCCTCCCCCCGGCACTGCGACAGGACGCCACCGGGAGCCATGCCAACAAACAA ATGGAGACAAAGGGAAAGGTGACGGTGATCACAGCCGTGGCGAAGAAGACGGGGAAGAGGGAAGCCAGGGGAGAGCTGATCGAACAGAACCAGGACGCGCTGGAGTGGTCctctgaggaggaggaggaggatctCGGGCAGACTCTCTCTAGTTTCCAGTCAAAG GCCAAGAAGCTGCTGGCCAGTGTGGACCACACCCAGATAGAGTACGACCCCTTCAGGAAGGACTTCTATGTGGAGGTGCCGGAACTGCAGAAGCTCAGCGAGGACGAGGTCAAGGGCATGAGAGCTGAGATGGAGGATGTCAGG GTAAAAGGGAAGGGCTGCCCTAAGCCCGTCCTCCATTGGGTACAGAGTGGCGTCTCCAAGAAGGTTCTGGcatgtcttaagaaacacggctTTGAGAAGCCGACGCCCATCCAGGCCCAGGCCATCCCTGTGATCATGTCGGGGCGAGACATGATTGGCATCGCGAAGACGGGCAGCGGGAAGACGCTCGCTTTCCTCATCCCCATGTTCCGCCACATCCTGGACCAGCGGCCACTGGAGGACACTGAGGGACCCATAG GGGTGATTATGACACCAACCAGAGAACTGGCCCTGCAGATCACCAAGGAGTGTAAGAAGTTCACTCGACACATGAACCTGAAGGTGGTGTGTGTGTACGGAGGGACCGGCATCAGCGAACAG ATTGCTGAGTTGAAGAGAGGTGCAGAGATCATCATCTGTACCCCTGGGCGCATGATCGACATGCTGGCAGCCAACAATG GCCGAGTCACGAACCTCCGCCGCTGTACATATCTGGTGTTGGACGAGGCTGACAGAATGTTTGACATGGGATTTGAACCACAG GTGATGCACATAGTGAACAGCGTCCGTCCGGACAGACAGACCGTGATGTTTTCTGCCACGTTTCCTCGCAACATGGAGGCGCTCGCTCGCAAGGTCCTGCAGAAACCCATCGAGGTACAGGTCGGAGGTCGCAGCGTGGTCTGCAGTGATGTGGAGCAGCATGTG ATTGTTCTTGAGGAGGAGCAGAAGTTCTTTAAGTTGCTGGAGCTGCTTGGGAACTACCAGGAGAAGGGAAGTGTGCTGGTGTTTGTGGAGAGACAGGAGGTGGCAGACACCCTGCTCAAGGACCTGCTGAAGGCAGCGTACTCCTGTCTGTCACTACACGGAG GTATTGACCAGTATGACAGAGACAGTATCATCAATGACTTTAAGTCTGGCAACATTCGACTCCTGGTGGCGACGTCGGTGGCAGCTCGAGGCCTGGACGTCAAACAGCTTATCCTAGTCATCAACTACGACTGCCCAAACCACTACGAGGACTACGTACACAGAGTGGG ACGGACAGGCAGAGCAGGGAACAAGGGTTATGCCTACACGTTCATAACAGAAGACCAGGGCCGGTACGCCGGAGATGTCATCAAAGCGCTGGAGCTGTCAGAGAGACCCGTGCCGGAGGAGGTGCTCAACCTGTGGACCGAGTACGTCAACAGACAAAAAGCT GAAGGAAAGGCAGTGAAGAAGACCAGTGGTTTTACCGGGAAGGGCTTCAAGTTTGATGAGACAGAACAGGCGCTGGCGGACGAGAGGAGAAAACTGCAGAAGGCTGCGCTGGGTCTGCAGGACTCAGATGAGGAGGATGCAGCTGTAGAT ATTGACCAGCAGATCGAGGACATGTTTGCATCCAAGAAGCGAGTTAAGGACGTGACAGCGCCGGTTGCCAATGTCCAGACTACCAGCCAACCACTGGAGCTGACCAAGACCACTGCCGAGAAACTGGAGCTGGCCAAACGACTGGCCACACGCATCAACATGCAGAGGAACCTGGGAGACCAAGCACAG GATGTTGTGCAGCAGGCTGCCTCCGCTGTGATGAAGGGAGAGATCCTTGCAGCACCAGCTGTGTCT GCCAAGACTATAGCAGAACAGATGGCTGACCGTATCAACGCCAAGCTGGGCTACACTCCCCAG GCCAGTGAGGACACCCAGGAGGAGCAGACAAATGTGGAGACCTTCAAACGCTACGAAGAGGAGCTGGAAATCAACGACTTCCCTCAGACTGTACGATGGAAGGTCACATCAAAG GAGGCGCTAGCTCACATCCAGGAGTACTCAGAAGCTGGCATCACTGTCCGTGGTACATACTTCCCTCCTGGTAAGGAGGTCAAGGAAGGAGAGAGGAAAATCTACCTGGCCATTGAGA GTACCAATGAGATGTCAGTACAGAAGGCAAAAGCAGAGATCAAACGGCTGATCAAGGAAGAGCTGGTCAGACTACAGAACTCCTACCAACCACTCAACAAGGGCAGGTACAAGGTCATGTAG
- the LOC118412404 gene encoding probable ATP-dependent RNA helicase DDX46 isoform X1 produces MPRETRHYRKRSRSSSGSPSPSKSPVPTKSEEKSKRKKDKERSKSRRSRSRSRDRKSSRSPGRDGKSRKKSRSPSRGDKEAKSPPKEHRAAKWPRSPSRRRRRSSGSPGTSRSRRKSRSPSFERKRTPVKVKEEKKSPRRSQSKERKKSSSPSAAMVTKSRSKSPAADEKASSRSPSPQKTRSKSPRKKSRSKSPVKSKKSRTPSPDGTKKSRSRSPGKRKRSTSPVGRKKRSKSRSPSPAVRRKRSRSRSRDRDRKRSRLGKKSPPKVISLRDLRRSRSRSPLRRRLSPIRRSPRRRRSRSRSKGRRSPIRRRSRSPRHKSRHSRSRSRSKSPKKEEKVKEEKEEVLDKDAEQKRLEEEMIRRRERVEKWRQERKKQEDLQRAQEAAQEEAAKIGKKWSLEDDEDDSEEDEQPMETNDDDDDDDDDDDEAAKVKKEAEDDDDEIDPLDAFMNDIKEEVKQINKKDQERVGKVYSSDTTNGSQDEEDTPLPPALRQDATGSHANKQMETKGKVTVITAVAKKTGKREARGELIEQNQDALEWSSEEEEEDLGQTLSSFQSKAKKLLASVDHTQIEYDPFRKDFYVEVPELQKLSEDEVKGMRAEMEDVRVKGKGCPKPVLHWVQSGVSKKVLACLKKHGFEKPTPIQAQAIPVIMSGRDMIGIAKTGSGKTLAFLIPMFRHILDQRPLEDTEGPIGVIMTPTRELALQITKECKKFTRHMNLKVVCVYGGTGISEQIAELKRGAEIIICTPGRMIDMLAANNGRVTNLRRCTYLVLDEADRMFDMGFEPQVMHIVNSVRPDRQTVMFSATFPRNMEALARKVLQKPIEVQVGGRSVVCSDVEQHVIVLEEEQKFFKLLELLGNYQEKGSVLVFVERQEVADTLLKDLLKAAYSCLSLHGGIDQYDRDSIINDFKSGNIRLLVATSVAARGLDVKQLILVINYDCPNHYEDYVHRVGRTGRAGNKGYAYTFITEDQGRYAGDVIKALELSERPVPEEVLNLWTEYVNRQKAEGKAVKKTSGFTGKGFKFDETEQALADERRKLQKAALGLQDSDEEDAAVDIDQQIEDMFASKKRVKDVTAPVANVQTTSQPLELTKTTAEKLELAKRLATRINMQRNLGDQAQDVVQQAASAVMKGEILAAPAVSAKTIAEQMADRINAKLGYTPQASEDTQEEQTNVETFKRYEEELEINDFPQTVRWKVTSKEALAHIQEYSEAGITVRGTYFPPGKEVKEGERKIYLAIESTNEMSVQKAKAEIKRLIKEELVRLQNSYQPLNKGRYKVM; encoded by the exons ATGCCTCGCGAAACCAG GCACTATCGGAAGCGATCTCGCTCCTCGAGTGGGTCCCCCTCCCCGTCCAAGTCACCTGTTCCGACAAAAAGTGAGGAGAAGAGCAAACGGAAGAAGGACAAGGAACGGTCAAAGAGCAGACGGTCCAG GTCCCGCAGCCGAGACAGGAAGTCTTCCCGCTCACCTGGCAGAGATGGCAAGTCACGCAAGAAGTCAAG atctccaagcagaggtgacAAGGAAGCAAAGTCACCCCCCAAGGAGCACAGGGCTGCCAAATGGCCGAG GTCCCCCTCCAGGAGAAGACGTAGAAGTTCAGGGTCACCAGGCACATCAAGGTCACGGAGAAAGTCCAG ATCTCCCAGCTTTGAGCGGAAGCGCACACCAGtgaaggtcaaagaagaaaagaaatccCCAAGAAGGTCACAGAGTAAAGAAAGGAAGAAGTCTTCCTCCCCTTctgctgccatggtaacgaAGTCACGATCCAAGTCACCGGCCGCAGATGAGAAGGCTTCCTCTCGTTCACCCAGTCCACAGAAGACGCGATCTAAATCTCCTCGTAAGAAATCTCGCTCCAAGTCTcctgtaaaaagtaaaaaatcaCGCACGCCATCGCCTGACGGCACAAAGAAGTCACGATCAAGATCGCCAGGGAAGAGGAAGAGGTCAACCTCCCCGGTCGGTAGGAAGAAGCGGTCCAAGAGTCGGTCCCCATCTCCCGCTGTCCGAAGGAAGAGGTCACGGTCAAGGTCACGCGACAGGGACAGGAAAAGAAG CAGACTGGGTAAGAAGTCCCCCCCCAAAGTCATCTCCCTGCGTGACCTGAGGCGCTCCCGCAGCAGGAGTCCCCTCCGCAGGAGACTCAGCCCGATCCGCCGCAGTCCCCGCAGACGCAGGAGCCGCAGTCGCAGCAAGGGTCGGAGGTCGCCCATCAGAAGACGGTCTCGCAGTCCTCGCCACAAGTCCCGCCACTCTCGCTCCCGTTCTCGATCCAAGTCACCCAAGAAGGAAGAGAAAGTGAAGGAAGAGAAAGAGGAGGTCCTAGACAAG GATGCAGAGCAGAAACGTCTGGAGGAGGAGATGATCCGTCGGCGTGAGCGGGTGGAGAAGTGGAGACAGGAGAGGAAGAAGCAGGAGGATCTGCAGCGGGCACAGGAGGCAGCGCAGGAGGAGGCTGCTAAG ATTGGTAAGAAGTGGAGTCTTgaagatgatgaggatgacagTGAAGAAGATGAGCAGCCCATGGAGACCaacgatgatgacgatgatgatgatgatgatgatgatgaagccgCCAAg GTGAAGAAGGAGgctgaagatgatgatgatgagatcgACCCCCTGGATGCCTTCATGAATGACATCAAAGAGGAGGTGAAGCAGATAAACAAGAAGGACCAGGAGCGGGTCGGGAAGGTCTACAGCTCTGACACAACCAATGGATCACAG GATGAAGAAGACACGCCCCTCCCCCCGGCACTGCGACAGGACGCCACCGGGAGCCATGCCAACAAACAA ATGGAGACAAAGGGAAAGGTGACGGTGATCACAGCCGTGGCGAAGAAGACGGGGAAGAGGGAAGCCAGGGGAGAGCTGATCGAACAGAACCAGGACGCGCTGGAGTGGTCctctgaggaggaggaggaggatctCGGGCAGACTCTCTCTAGTTTCCAGTCAAAG GCCAAGAAGCTGCTGGCCAGTGTGGACCACACCCAGATAGAGTACGACCCCTTCAGGAAGGACTTCTATGTGGAGGTGCCGGAACTGCAGAAGCTCAGCGAGGACGAGGTCAAGGGCATGAGAGCTGAGATGGAGGATGTCAGG GTAAAAGGGAAGGGCTGCCCTAAGCCCGTCCTCCATTGGGTACAGAGTGGCGTCTCCAAGAAGGTTCTGGcatgtcttaagaaacacggctTTGAGAAGCCGACGCCCATCCAGGCCCAGGCCATCCCTGTGATCATGTCGGGGCGAGACATGATTGGCATCGCGAAGACGGGCAGCGGGAAGACGCTCGCTTTCCTCATCCCCATGTTCCGCCACATCCTGGACCAGCGGCCACTGGAGGACACTGAGGGACCCATAG GGGTGATTATGACACCAACCAGAGAACTGGCCCTGCAGATCACCAAGGAGTGTAAGAAGTTCACTCGACACATGAACCTGAAGGTGGTGTGTGTGTACGGAGGGACCGGCATCAGCGAACAG ATTGCTGAGTTGAAGAGAGGTGCAGAGATCATCATCTGTACCCCTGGGCGCATGATCGACATGCTGGCAGCCAACAATG GCCGAGTCACGAACCTCCGCCGCTGTACATATCTGGTGTTGGACGAGGCTGACAGAATGTTTGACATGGGATTTGAACCACAG GTGATGCACATAGTGAACAGCGTCCGTCCGGACAGACAGACCGTGATGTTTTCTGCCACGTTTCCTCGCAACATGGAGGCGCTCGCTCGCAAGGTCCTGCAGAAACCCATCGAGGTACAGGTCGGAGGTCGCAGCGTGGTCTGCAGTGATGTGGAGCAGCATGTG ATTGTTCTTGAGGAGGAGCAGAAGTTCTTTAAGTTGCTGGAGCTGCTTGGGAACTACCAGGAGAAGGGAAGTGTGCTGGTGTTTGTGGAGAGACAGGAGGTGGCAGACACCCTGCTCAAGGACCTGCTGAAGGCAGCGTACTCCTGTCTGTCACTACACGGAG GTATTGACCAGTATGACAGAGACAGTATCATCAATGACTTTAAGTCTGGCAACATTCGACTCCTGGTGGCGACGTCGGTGGCAGCTCGAGGCCTGGACGTCAAACAGCTTATCCTAGTCATCAACTACGACTGCCCAAACCACTACGAGGACTACGTACACAGAGTGGG ACGGACAGGCAGAGCAGGGAACAAGGGTTATGCCTACACGTTCATAACAGAAGACCAGGGCCGGTACGCCGGAGATGTCATCAAAGCGCTGGAGCTGTCAGAGAGACCCGTGCCGGAGGAGGTGCTCAACCTGTGGACCGAGTACGTCAACAGACAAAAAGCT GAAGGAAAGGCAGTGAAGAAGACCAGTGGTTTTACCGGGAAGGGCTTCAAGTTTGATGAGACAGAACAGGCGCTGGCGGACGAGAGGAGAAAACTGCAGAAGGCTGCGCTGGGTCTGCAGGACTCAGATGAGGAGGATGCAGCTGTAGAT ATTGACCAGCAGATCGAGGACATGTTTGCATCCAAGAAGCGAGTTAAGGACGTGACAGCGCCGGTTGCCAATGTCCAGACTACCAGCCAACCACTGGAGCTGACCAAGACCACTGCCGAGAAACTGGAGCTGGCCAAACGACTGGCCACACGCATCAACATGCAGAGGAACCTGGGAGACCAAGCACAG GATGTTGTGCAGCAGGCTGCCTCCGCTGTGATGAAGGGAGAGATCCTTGCAGCACCAGCTGTGTCT GCCAAGACTATAGCAGAACAGATGGCTGACCGTATCAACGCCAAGCTGGGCTACACTCCCCAG GCCAGTGAGGACACCCAGGAGGAGCAGACAAATGTGGAGACCTTCAAACGCTACGAAGAGGAGCTGGAAATCAACGACTTCCCTCAGACTGTACGATGGAAGGTCACATCAAAG GAGGCGCTAGCTCACATCCAGGAGTACTCAGAAGCTGGCATCACTGTCCGTGGTACATACTTCCCTCCTGGTAAGGAGGTCAAGGAAGGAGAGAGGAAAATCTACCTGGCCATTGAGA GTACCAATGAGATGTCAGTACAGAAGGCAAAAGCAGAGATCAAACGGCTGATCAAGGAAGAGCTGGTCAGACTACAGAACTCCTACCAACCACTCAACAAGGGCAGGTACAAGGTCATGTAG